Within the Gadus chalcogrammus isolate NIFS_2021 chromosome 20, NIFS_Gcha_1.0, whole genome shotgun sequence genome, the region gtatcatTTTGTAAGTTAAAGAAACCTCTGTTTTTATCTCATAGGATCCGGTGACAGGATTGTATACCAGGTATGCCTGATCCTCTGGTTTTCACCATGTCTCCAAGTGCCAACTTCACCAAACTGGACAACGCTACCCTCAACCTTTTCCAGAACTACCCCGCCAGCTTAACCATCTCCCTCATCTACACGGTGGTCACTGTGGTCAACCTGGGCGGAAATGGCCTCTCCATGTGGCTGCTGCTGTTCCGCACCTCGCCCAAGACCCCCTCCATCATCTTCATGATCAACCTGACCCTGACAGACCTGTCCCTGGGCGCCGCCCTGCCCTTCCAGATCGCCTACCAGCTCCGAGGATACGACTGGACACTGGGACCCGGCATGTGCAGGTATGTGCAGCTTTAAAGGTCTCACATTAAacccccaggtgtgagtgtgtttagccgttgcaagccgttttgaaaatcgccCATTTCTGATATCGCAAGTGGgcctgtccacctagatgtatgacggatagatgagcaatgtttgctacagtccactgggagGCTGGGGaactgatccatccagcacacacctaggtggacacgcccacttttgatgtcagaagaggccgattttcaaaacggcttgtaacgactaatcacactcccacctggtAGTGTAACAGGACACCTTTAATGTAAACGGTGTCTTAAGGTGCTTGCACACTGCCCaacaacaaacacccacacctaACTTCAGCGCCTATTGGCCCACTGGCCTAATGTTGGCGCCTGTCTGTGTTTGCTGGGAGAGCTTGAAAGCACCTTTACACCCCGTTTCCAAACAGGATGTGCGCCATTCATAGCTCACGTTAATAAACATCCGATGGGGTAGTAATCAGAATATCCTCTGACGTGCAGATTCTTTATTTACGTGTCAATCTTTGAAGACTAAATCTGAGCCTTCCCATggtccctcccacctcctcccccatcctcccccatccctccctttaCCCAAGGTTCATGACCGTCGCCTTCTTCTCCAACATGTACTGCTCAATCCTGACGATGACGGCCATCGGCGTCGACCGCTACCTGGGCATCCTCTGGCCCATCCGGTTCCGGGAGATCAGGGCGAGGAAGAGCATAGCGGTGTTGGCCTGCCTGCTCATGTGGGCGGTGGTGCTCACCGTGCTCTACCCTCTGATGACCACCGACCTCACCTTCCACATTCCCGAGTTGGGCATCACCACCTGCTTTGACGTGCTGAAGCGAGACATGTTGCCGTCGTTTGACGCCTGGCTCTGCTTCATCTTCTCCATGCTCTGCGTGCTCTTCTTCCTGCCGTTCTGCATCACCGTCTACTGCTACGTCAGCGTCATCCGCAAGCTGGCCCAGGACTCCAAGACGGTGCAGAAGGACCGGGCCATGCGGCTGACGGCCACCGTGCTGCTGGTCTTCGTCGTCTGCTTCGCCCCGAACAACGTGCTGCTACTGGCTCACACCGTGCGGAGGTTCTTCTATAATGACTCGCTGTACATGGCCTACAAGCTGTCGCTGTGCCTCAGCTGCCTCAACAGCTGCCTGGACCCCTTCATCTACTACTTTGCCTCCAAGGAGTTCAGGCACAAGCTGAGGCAAATGCTGAGGCTGAGGAGCCTGAGCACCTCGGACATCGGGAGGGGGACGGAGCACAAGGAGAGCTTGTTCTCGGCCCATCAAGCGTCTGACGCACAGCAGACAAACACGAGGGGTCTCTGATATGGCGACACAATACTTTTGCAGGAattgggggagggaaggagggagggagggaaggagagagagggataattaAAGTAAGAAAAAAGTTACATGATAGATCCCCTTTTTTGctacattttgaaataatctttCTTCGATCATTTTTTATCTTACCATTCCTACTTTCCAAAtaactatatgtatatatgtaccgatttgtttatgtaaaaaaatacTGCGAATAAAATTGGGATTTTTTTTGAGTACTTATTTTCATGTAGATGCTGTTCGATTCTATGATATTACCGttatattatattctattctatcATTGTATATTCCAGAACTATTTAGAGAATGTCTCTTCTCTAATCTATTTTAAGCTACCAAACCGAGACGCGCGGAATCATTTCCGGTATAGTCGCGTGACGCGTGGTGACGTTGTCGCAGAGAAGAGAGGTAGTTTTCCTGGACGGCTGTCTTCTGCAGGTCTGTAGCATGATTCTGATCCAAAACCATGTCATTCCAATTACCTTAATATCATATTTGTGcgtatatatgtacatattttCACGCGTCTGGAAGCATAAATAAGTTTAGAACAGTATTGTCAGGAATATAATGAGAGTCGTAGCATTATATTTAGAGTGCATATAGACAAAATTGGCAAATCAAGTTTGAACGGTAGTGAGTTGAGGCGTTAAGAATGTTATGTTAATGAATACCAGACAGTTCGTCAATGATGACATGTCCTAGCGAACACCTTCGGTCTGCACGTTATTTGGCACCACGTCAAGAGAAAAGTTGAAAGTTAGCTCTTTCTTCTCACTCTCTACTGAGTTTATTTACGAGTCTGGATGAAAATATCCGTTACACAATGGGAAAACTTGCGTAACTCCACCCCTTCGCACTTGCTGTTCGGGCTCCCCCAGTACTTTGTGCGTCTTGCCAATGCACGCCAAGAGGTTAGCGGCTAGCATAGTTGGGCGGCACTGCTCTTTTCATTGGAAAACAATGGGATAGGCAGAGCCGAGCAGTTTCACCGCTGATCATGTGTGGGGCAGGTGATATTATTGCTTTcacctgaaaaaataaatcaaatcaccGGTCTTGGTTTACATAGGTATGGGTAAACCAAGACCAATCGTCTTGTTGTATGTCTAATAGATCATGTAATACTGgcagaagaggggggagggacacaTGGATAATTTCATAAGGAGGTCAAGTGACCTAGATGTCACCTTTTTACAAAGTAGGATTTACAGTAGTTGTACTTTTTGGCTTGTACTAAAAGGGCAAGGAGAAGAACCATGGTGCTGAATCCCGTGATTTCCAAGCTGTCTGGTAAACTGGTGGTGCTGGCCAGCTCTTCCCCTCGGAGACTGGAGATTCTCACCAATGTTGTAAGAGCTAATCTGCATTTTGTTATAAAATTTGGAGACCAAGATAGGATCTATGCGATGCAAAAGCTAAGCACAGTAACACATCCATATATTTCCTCCTGATTACTAAAAAAGTATTAATTTCTTCCAATGACAATCGTTTTAGCACTGTTTATTATCACCCCACTTACTTCATATAAATTCGACTTTATACGTGATACAGTAGGAATAAACAGATCTTAAGTTACCATATAACATTTTACATTAAATTCAGTTGCACAACTCAATTTTGAAAATATGGTTCTGCTGTACGTTGTTAAGTGCTTTAATGTGTCTCTGCTTCTGATCATCGATATCGTGCTGTGGCTGTAGGGCTTACGGTTTGAGGTGGTGCCGTCGTGGTTCAAAGAGACCCTCAACAAGAGTCTTTTCAAAGAACCCCACCAGTATGCTGTGGAGACAGCCAGGCAGAAGGCTCTGGAGGTGGCCAGGAGAATGCCATTTGTGAGTTAAGCTTTTAGCGTTTCCCCAACTATTATAATGCACACGGCAAATGTATTGATTGTGTTATAACGATGAAAGTGATGTTTCATGCCTTGTTTTAGAAACACCTTAAAACTCCCGACGTTGTCATTGGAGCAGACACCATCGTGGTAAGAGTCAGCATGCATCATTGGCCTGACAACATTTTTACAGCATTTTATAACCTTTATTATATTTATCTTGATAATGTTATGATGTGTGTCTAATTAGCTATTGAAAAATGTGCTGTTTTCGTTTTAAGACAATAGATGGTTTGATCCTGGAGAAGCCAAGGGACAAGCAGGATGCGTACAGAATGCTCTCACGGTAAGCATGATTGTAAATGGAAACTCTTTAATGAATAGGTCAGAAAGAAAAGCGTCTAAAACGTATGTGATGTTCTTTTCCTAGACTGAGTGGCAAAGAGCACAGCGTATGCACTGGGGTCGCTATCGTCCTCTGCAACCAGCAAGAGAGTATGTATTTAGCTTTCTTTGTGGAATAAAGAGTGTATTTATTTGCTTCAGTGATCCAATGTTTACCAAAGACTCGTTCCTGGAAGAGTGTTTCCAATGGTTTTCCTTTAGGGTGTCAGCTTATCTCAGGAGTTAGAACGGGTTCGAACCCGAAAGGTTACTAGATCGATCCTTGGTTCACCTtagcagagtgtcgaggtgtccctgagcaagacaccttactctaactgctcccgacaagctggctgtcgccttgcatgttggactccgccgtcggtgtgtgaatgtgtgtctgaatggttgtaagtcactttggatatatgcatctgctaaatgccataaATGTAAAAGTTTACCAAATGTGGTTCTTTATACTCTTCCCCGTAGATGAGGAAACTGAATACCAGACCATTGATTTCTATGAAGAAACGAGGGTAAAGTTTGCTGATCTGTCTGAGACTATGCTGTGGGATTACATCGACAGTGGGGAACCCATGTGAGTTGAATGCTCTACATAGATAGCCTCTTGACTCTGGCTATTGACTGTTTTTGATTAGCTGTGTTGTCTGCCCAAAGGTCTTCGGCGCACCAAGTCCACTTATATCCAGCTCAGGACCCAACATTTTCTATAATAATCTGTTTAAAAGCACtgacattaaaataaatggacATAAGAAAAGAATGCATACGATATGACATAAAGAAAAGGAGAGTAGTAGCGgcaggagtagtagtagtagcagtagtggtagtagcAGTAACAGTAGTAGAAGCAGCAGCAGGTAGATTGTTATAGTAGCAACAGCAACTCTGAATTTTTAATTTCCTTGATTAATTATTGGATGGGACAGCACTTGGCTCCCCCGACCTTATGCTTGTCACGTCAGCAGTTACTGCATGAGGGTCATGTGGTCATATATTGGCCTTTCCTATTGATCGGCCAGTTCTTTTAACGAACCCATGAAATTCAGAAATCAGCCAGGTTCAGTTCAAAGAAAACGTTGGAT harbors:
- the p2ry8 gene encoding P2Y purinoceptor 8, with amino-acid sequence MPDPLVFTMSPSANFTKLDNATLNLFQNYPASLTISLIYTVVTVVNLGGNGLSMWLLLFRTSPKTPSIIFMINLTLTDLSLGAALPFQIAYQLRGYDWTLGPGMCRFMTVAFFSNMYCSILTMTAIGVDRYLGILWPIRFREIRARKSIAVLACLLMWAVVLTVLYPLMTTDLTFHIPELGITTCFDVLKRDMLPSFDAWLCFIFSMLCVLFFLPFCITVYCYVSVIRKLAQDSKTVQKDRAMRLTATVLLVFVVCFAPNNVLLLAHTVRRFFYNDSLYMAYKLSLCLSCLNSCLDPFIYYFASKEFRHKLRQMLRLRSLSTSDIGRGTEHKESLFSAHQASDAQQTNTRGL